One genomic window of Leptospira paudalimensis includes the following:
- a CDS encoding SH3 domain-containing protein, translating to MKSVPLLKLFCKGTIGFITDRFRLLYFGNKLQDFGFCYPVGILKKISLVLLVVLFGINPIFPAPTLQEKPKHTKPSELFKRDIHSEIVIPVIGLNLHLFADQKSDVLRKLKFGEPVTYDQNSLESPKEDWIPVKLQDGLSGFIKRSVVRSVPPKQYLSTLLFEAEKLILSKQVDFLAKEEITDTIFSISSSGKFTGDEFIFLRAKAGFFLKKTVDLMNEKGIKPDNDPETLEFLKRHQTKLLYDYSSGKYYVDSNYFWKLLESYPKTKHSDYAGYLATESIPVIECGVDLRCRLEELRKGKLRYLYLFPTGNYVNLYTRDIVKSLSSMTKDPDSIPCFSPVGEGIKSEINQMFRYASEIGPREKKQILPHLQILKKECFR from the coding sequence ATGAAGTCTGTCCCTTTACTGAAACTATTTTGTAAAGGGACAATCGGATTTATTACAGATCGATTTCGATTATTGTATTTTGGAAACAAATTACAAGATTTTGGATTTTGTTATCCAGTTGGAATTCTAAAAAAGATCAGCTTGGTTTTGTTAGTTGTACTGTTTGGTATCAATCCAATTTTCCCGGCACCTACCCTCCAAGAAAAACCAAAACATACTAAACCATCCGAACTTTTTAAGAGGGACATCCATTCCGAAATTGTGATCCCTGTGATTGGTCTCAACTTACATCTTTTTGCTGACCAAAAGAGTGATGTTTTACGTAAACTAAAGTTTGGTGAACCTGTTACCTATGATCAAAATTCACTGGAAAGCCCCAAAGAAGATTGGATTCCAGTGAAACTCCAAGATGGACTTTCCGGATTTATCAAACGTTCTGTTGTACGCTCAGTTCCGCCAAAACAATACCTTTCTACATTGTTATTTGAAGCTGAAAAATTGATACTATCGAAACAAGTGGATTTTTTGGCAAAAGAAGAAATCACAGATACCATATTTTCAATCTCTTCTTCGGGTAAATTTACAGGAGATGAGTTTATTTTCCTGAGAGCAAAGGCTGGTTTTTTCTTAAAAAAAACAGTGGACCTGATGAATGAAAAGGGAATCAAACCTGACAATGATCCCGAAACTCTTGAGTTTTTAAAACGCCACCAAACAAAATTATTATATGATTATTCCTCTGGAAAATATTACGTAGATTCCAATTACTTTTGGAAATTACTCGAATCTTATCCAAAAACAAAACATTCGGATTACGCAGGTTACTTGGCAACAGAAAGTATTCCTGTGATTGAATGTGGGGTAGATTTACGTTGTCGATTGGAAGAGTTAAGGAAAGGGAAATTGCGATATTTGTATTTGTTCCCAACTGGAAATTATGTAAACCTTTATACAAGGGATATTGTAAAATCCTTAAGTTCCATGACAAAAGATCCAGATTCGATTCCATGTTTTTCTCCAGTGGGAGAAGGAATCAAATCAGAGATCAACCAAATGTTCCGTTATGCATCGGAAATTGGTCCTCGAGAAAAAAAACAAATCCTACCTCATTTACAGATTCTAAAAAAAGAATGTTTTCGTTAA
- the dusA gene encoding tRNA dihydrouridine(20/20a) synthase DusA: MPSSVPSYRISVAPMMDWTDRHFRFFMRLISKHALLYTEMVTTGAILRGKDNHRYLDFSKEEHPIALQLGGDSPVALAECAKIGEDYGYDEINLNVGCPSDRVQSGSFGACLMKEPDLVAEMVSACKAKVNIPVTVKHRIGVNGKESYEDLYHFVSKINEAGVDHCIVHARIAILEGLSPKENRTVPPLRYDDVYRLKQEFPGLPITINGGIKTHDEITKHLTKVDGVMIGRAAYDHPFLFAEVDSLYFGSKEKLQTRESVLESMIPYVRSVRENGGKVHHVLRHILGLYHGERGAREFRKYLTDRMHLDTATESILESYLTR; encoded by the coding sequence TTGCCAAGTTCAGTTCCATCGTACCGCATTTCTGTTGCCCCGATGATGGACTGGACTGACAGACATTTCCGCTTTTTTATGCGGCTTATCTCCAAACATGCGTTACTCTATACGGAGATGGTGACAACAGGTGCCATTCTCCGAGGAAAAGACAATCATCGGTATTTGGATTTTTCAAAAGAAGAACATCCCATAGCCTTACAGTTAGGTGGAGATTCACCGGTCGCACTTGCTGAATGTGCAAAAATTGGGGAAGATTATGGGTATGATGAAATCAATTTGAATGTAGGTTGCCCATCAGACAGAGTACAAAGTGGAAGTTTTGGGGCATGCCTCATGAAGGAACCGGACCTTGTCGCAGAGATGGTATCCGCTTGTAAGGCGAAGGTAAATATCCCTGTAACCGTCAAACATCGAATTGGTGTGAATGGGAAAGAATCCTATGAAGATTTATACCATTTTGTTTCGAAAATCAATGAAGCGGGTGTGGACCATTGTATCGTACACGCAAGGATTGCTATCCTTGAGGGACTTTCTCCAAAGGAAAACCGGACGGTTCCACCGCTACGTTACGATGATGTATACCGACTAAAACAAGAATTTCCCGGTTTGCCCATTACCATCAATGGGGGCATCAAAACCCATGACGAAATAACAAAACACCTAACGAAAGTAGATGGTGTGATGATTGGGCGTGCGGCATATGATCATCCATTTTTATTTGCCGAAGTAGATTCTTTGTATTTTGGATCAAAAGAAAAACTCCAAACAAGAGAATCTGTTTTAGAATCCATGATTCCTTATGTACGATCTGTTCGTGAAAATGGCGGTAAAGTCCATCATGTACTTCGGCATATCTTAGGATTGTACCACGGGGAAAGAGGGGCTAGGGAATTTCGAAAGTATCTAACAGATCGTATGCATTTGGATACGGCCACTGAGTCCATTTTAGAGTCTTATCTTACGCGTTAA
- a CDS encoding pyridoxal phosphate-dependent aminotransferase, translating into MKLVAKRLDVVEPSPTLAITAKANQLKASGLDVVGFGAGEPDFDTPTHIKEAAKKAMDQGKTKYTPVSGTVSLKDAIIKKFETENGLKYEKNQIIVGTGGKQVLYNFFMATLNPGDEVIIPAPYWVSYADIVRLAEGTPVIVPTDISSGFKITADQLEKAITSKTKVFIFNSPSNPTGAAYTRSDVEALVKVLEPKDILTVSDDIYEKIIYDGLEFVNPAMISDKMKEKTFVINGVSKAYSMTGWRIGYGAGNAEIVKNMDTMQGQSTSNASSISQAAAEAALTGDQTPVAEMLKAFDKRRKLIVGLLREIPGVECRVPEGAFYAFPYITGVYEMPGFKRLLAEKKESSYSKLFCDVLLDKYNVAAVPGIAFGDDKAIRLSYALGDKDIEKGVARIKQMVEDLQK; encoded by the coding sequence ATGAAACTTGTAGCAAAACGACTCGATGTCGTAGAACCTTCTCCCACTCTCGCAATCACGGCTAAAGCCAATCAATTGAAAGCGAGTGGACTTGATGTGGTTGGATTCGGAGCAGGGGAACCTGATTTTGATACACCAACTCATATCAAAGAAGCTGCTAAAAAAGCAATGGACCAAGGGAAAACAAAATACACTCCCGTGAGTGGAACTGTTTCTCTGAAAGATGCCATTATAAAGAAGTTTGAAACTGAAAACGGATTAAAGTACGAAAAAAATCAAATCATTGTAGGAACGGGTGGAAAACAAGTTCTCTATAATTTTTTTATGGCAACTCTCAATCCTGGGGATGAAGTGATTATCCCTGCACCGTATTGGGTGAGTTATGCGGATATCGTACGTTTGGCAGAAGGAACTCCTGTGATTGTACCAACGGATATTTCCAGTGGATTTAAAATCACAGCTGACCAATTGGAAAAAGCAATCACATCCAAAACAAAAGTTTTTATCTTTAATTCCCCATCCAATCCAACGGGAGCAGCTTACACTCGTTCGGATGTCGAAGCACTCGTGAAAGTTTTGGAACCTAAAGACATCCTGACTGTTTCCGATGATATCTATGAAAAAATCATTTATGATGGATTGGAATTTGTAAACCCTGCGATGATCTCCGACAAGATGAAGGAAAAAACCTTTGTCATCAATGGTGTCTCCAAAGCTTACTCGATGACGGGTTGGAGGATTGGTTACGGGGCAGGCAATGCGGAAATTGTGAAAAACATGGATACCATGCAAGGCCAATCCACAAGCAATGCTTCTTCCATTTCACAAGCAGCTGCGGAAGCAGCCCTCACAGGAGACCAAACACCTGTAGCGGAAATGCTAAAGGCTTTTGACAAACGTCGTAAACTCATCGTGGGACTTTTACGAGAGATCCCTGGTGTGGAATGCCGTGTGCCTGAAGGTGCATTTTATGCATTCCCTTATATCACAGGTGTGTATGAAATGCCTGGATTCAAACGACTCTTGGCTGAAAAAAAAGAATCTTCGTATTCAAAACTTTTTTGTGATGTGCTTCTCGATAAATACAATGTGGCAGCAGTGCCTGGGATTGCATTTGGAGATGACAAAGCCATTCGATTGTCTTATGCGTTAGGTGATAAAGACATTGAAAAAGGTGTGGCTCGCATCAAACAAATGGTAGAGGATTTACAAAAATAA
- the fliP gene encoding flagellar type III secretion system pore protein FliP (The bacterial flagellar biogenesis protein FliP forms a type III secretion system (T3SS)-type pore required for flagellar assembly.) produces MKLRFFSFLKRHKSIIFLISILFLISASGFAGLFAQDKGSRIPIPNLSFNVNEARGPKETSLSLMILFLVTILSLAPAIVMSVTSFTKVVIVFDFVRRALSLQNLPPNQVMMGLALFVTFFIMAPTIGKVNEEALQPYLNGKIDQSAFMEGSMKHLRQFMIRQLGKDGTKDVALFLKIGKVQNVKSFEDVPSYVLVPAFMLSEIKKAFIIGIYIFIPFIVIDLIVASALLAMGFMMLPPVMISLPLKLILFILIDGWNLLVLELVRSYK; encoded by the coding sequence ATGAAACTTCGTTTTTTTTCCTTCTTAAAGAGACATAAATCCATTATTTTTCTCATTAGTATTTTGTTTCTGATTTCTGCGAGTGGGTTTGCGGGACTTTTTGCCCAAGACAAAGGATCAAGGATTCCGATTCCGAATTTATCATTTAACGTAAATGAGGCGAGGGGACCAAAAGAAACCAGTTTGTCGCTGATGATTCTGTTTCTTGTTACAATCCTTTCTCTTGCACCAGCGATTGTGATGAGTGTGACCTCGTTTACAAAAGTTGTGATTGTTTTTGATTTTGTGAGGAGGGCACTCTCTTTGCAAAACCTTCCACCTAACCAGGTGATGATGGGTCTTGCCTTGTTTGTTACATTTTTTATCATGGCGCCTACCATTGGGAAGGTGAATGAGGAAGCACTGCAACCTTACTTAAACGGAAAAATTGATCAGTCAGCATTTATGGAAGGGTCCATGAAACACTTACGACAATTTATGATCAGGCAACTCGGAAAAGATGGAACCAAAGATGTAGCTCTATTTTTAAAAATCGGCAAAGTACAAAATGTGAAATCCTTTGAAGATGTACCATCTTATGTGCTCGTTCCAGCGTTTATGCTGAGTGAAATCAAAAAAGCATTTATCATTGGGATTTATATCTTCATCCCATTTATCGTCATCGATCTCATTGTGGCTTCGGCACTACTTGCTATGGGTTTTATGATGTTACCTCCTGTCATGATTTCCCTACCTTTAAAACTCATTCTTTTTATCTTAATTGATGGATGGAACTTACTCGTACTAGAACTCGTAAGGAGTTATAAATGA
- the fliQ gene encoding flagellar biosynthesis protein FliQ, with product MTEVDVVNMMREAFIVTLKISSPILITALVVGLIVGILQTTTSIQEPTIAFVPKLVSIFAVIVFFSAWMVRVMTDYTREIFFMIEKI from the coding sequence ATGACAGAAGTAGATGTAGTCAACATGATGCGGGAAGCTTTTATTGTGACTTTGAAAATTTCAAGTCCTATCCTCATCACAGCTCTTGTGGTGGGACTCATTGTTGGGATTTTACAAACAACTACTTCCATCCAAGAACCTACGATTGCTTTTGTACCAAAACTTGTTTCGATTTTTGCTGTGATTGTCTTTTTTTCGGCCTGGATGGTACGTGTGATGACGGACTATACAAGGGAAATCTTTTTTATGATCGAAAAGATATGA
- a CDS encoding flagellar biosynthesis protein FlhA, translated as MNFRDILKQSDVVLGVGTLMILGMLIVPLPGFVLDILIVVSIGLGLLILMTALSVTEPSEFSIFPSLLLITTLFRLALNVSTTRQILSKGPAMNSSVIEAFGTFVVGGESGLGKYVVGLIIFIILTIVQVLVITKGATRISEVAARFTLDGLPQKQMSIDMELNSGAITEAEAKVKRKKVQREVDFYGAMDGASKFVQGDVRAGLIITAINLIGGILIGSTIRGESFLASIETYGKFTIGDGLVSQIPGLLSTTATGIIVTRSSSEKKLTVEIKDQLFGNAKTLYVVAGALGMASLIPGLPFFSLLFLSGAIGYLGYSIEQVAKEEIKKIETVSQEKVQEKKPENYIKEISVEAIQVELGRDLLPLVDASSGGHLLEQIANTRKKFAIDFGLVIPAIRIIDNLEIPHDNYSIRINGVVVGQAAVKADRLMAMNNTSRNLEPIVGEPFTEPAFGLKATWIDPNDKIEVENKGYSVVDPSTVIITHLKELISNYASQLLGREEVKALLEHLRQTHPTLVGELDYDKQGRLGIIQQTLQNLLAEGLSIKNLPKIMDAIANHLPRTNNPFDLAEHVRQALSRQIINDFLSPDGKLHVVTIDPRIIDRMNKSITLDETDGSKLIILPHDIRVRILESVYNELQKALDENRFLIFVVSRYLRQAFAFFLTKELPPRNFAVIASEEIHRGVPTEIASVLSLPSREEHPQEA; from the coding sequence ATGAACTTTAGAGATATTTTAAAACAGTCCGATGTTGTGTTAGGTGTGGGGACCTTGATGATCCTTGGGATGTTAATTGTCCCACTCCCAGGATTTGTTTTGGATATCCTGATTGTTGTGAGTATAGGGCTTGGGCTCCTCATTCTCATGACAGCTTTATCGGTAACCGAACCGAGTGAGTTTTCGATTTTTCCAAGTTTACTGCTTATCACTACTCTCTTTCGTTTAGCACTCAACGTTTCGACAACTAGACAGATCCTTTCCAAAGGGCCTGCTATGAATTCGAGTGTGATCGAAGCATTTGGAACCTTTGTGGTAGGTGGAGAATCAGGTCTAGGAAAGTATGTAGTAGGTCTAATTATCTTTATCATCCTTACCATTGTACAGGTGTTAGTTATCACGAAAGGTGCGACTCGGATCTCGGAAGTGGCAGCGAGGTTTACACTCGATGGATTACCACAAAAACAAATGTCCATTGATATGGAACTCAACAGTGGTGCTATCACGGAAGCGGAAGCAAAGGTAAAACGAAAAAAAGTCCAACGCGAAGTGGACTTTTATGGGGCCATGGATGGAGCATCCAAGTTCGTACAAGGGGATGTGAGAGCGGGGTTAATCATTACCGCCATCAACCTGATAGGTGGGATTCTCATTGGATCTACAATTCGTGGGGAATCCTTTCTCGCATCGATTGAAACTTATGGGAAGTTTACAATAGGAGATGGACTTGTTTCCCAGATTCCAGGTCTACTTTCCACAACCGCAACTGGTATCATTGTCACAAGATCTAGTTCCGAAAAAAAACTAACCGTAGAGATCAAAGACCAACTTTTTGGGAATGCCAAAACTTTATATGTAGTTGCAGGTGCACTTGGGATGGCAAGTCTCATCCCTGGGCTTCCTTTTTTCTCACTTCTCTTTTTGTCTGGAGCCATTGGATACTTAGGGTATTCGATCGAACAAGTGGCGAAAGAAGAAATCAAAAAAATCGAAACGGTTTCGCAAGAAAAAGTCCAAGAGAAAAAACCAGAAAATTACATCAAAGAAATTTCTGTCGAAGCCATACAGGTGGAACTTGGACGCGATTTACTTCCGTTAGTGGACGCATCTTCTGGTGGTCATTTGCTTGAACAAATTGCCAATACTCGTAAAAAATTTGCCATTGATTTTGGACTTGTGATCCCTGCAATCCGGATCATTGATAATTTAGAGATCCCTCATGATAATTATAGCATTCGCATCAATGGTGTAGTGGTTGGACAAGCCGCTGTAAAAGCAGATAGGCTTATGGCGATGAATAATACATCTCGCAATTTGGAACCCATTGTTGGTGAACCTTTCACAGAACCTGCGTTTGGTTTAAAAGCCACTTGGATTGATCCAAATGATAAAATTGAAGTCGAAAACAAAGGATACTCGGTTGTTGATCCTTCCACTGTGATCATTACTCACTTAAAAGAACTGATTTCCAATTATGCATCTCAACTTCTGGGAAGAGAAGAAGTGAAAGCACTTCTCGAACATTTGCGCCAAACCCATCCTACACTTGTGGGTGAATTGGATTATGACAAACAAGGAAGACTTGGGATCATCCAACAAACTTTACAGAATCTTTTGGCAGAAGGATTGTCCATTAAGAACCTTCCTAAAATTATGGATGCGATTGCCAACCACCTCCCTCGTACAAACAACCCGTTTGATTTGGCAGAACATGTAAGGCAAGCTCTCTCACGCCAAATCATCAATGATTTCCTTTCTCCAGATGGGAAGTTACATGTGGTGACCATTGATCCAAGGATCATTGATCGTATGAACAAAAGTATCACACTCGATGAAACCGATGGTAGTAAACTCATCATCCTTCCTCATGATATTCGAGTGAGGATATTAGAATCGGTTTACAATGAATTACAAAAGGCATTGGATGAAAATCGATTTCTCATCTTTGTTGTTTCTAGGTACTTACGACAAGCCTTTGCATTCTTTTTGACAAAGGAACTACCCCCAAGGAACTTTGCTGTAATTGCTTCTGAAGAAATCCATAGAGGGGTTCCGACAGAGATTGCTTCGGTTCTAAGCCTTCCATCTAGAGAGGAACACCCACAAGAAGCATAG
- a CDS encoding EscU/YscU/HrcU family type III secretion system export apparatus switch protein produces MKPNFGIWNHLSTIRSIWHSFQRMFSSIWDRLQEILFSFVSQDDQLAPVSIPSLTFVTGPYEIQLQLFAAADEGRTEPPSERRRREEKEKGNVPKSNEVASTLVLLGGTGVLYLLGDTFIKNTAIFIKKYLPMGMHHERFGAEEFRVILSGVSKDFFNLLWPVLAITLVFAIVGNVVQVGFMFSPRALSFRFDRISPNFKRVLPNRQTLFNLVKSLAKVVLIGVVSYILISGDFLKVLLTGNMGMMQAISLVTYSGFKIMMAVGLLLLGIAVADFFFQKSEFEESLKQTPSEAKREMKEDSGDPVMKNRRMQLARDMMQGNMLREVPKADVVITNPTHYSVALSYEMGRDSAPRVIAKGENRLALEIRRIARENDVPIVESPKQARLLYAQVEVGEEIPQEFFQAVVQILITLEKFKKKVGMA; encoded by the coding sequence ATGAAACCGAATTTTGGTATTTGGAATCATCTCTCTACGATTCGTTCCATTTGGCATTCTTTCCAAAGAATGTTTTCTTCTATTTGGGATCGATTGCAAGAAATACTGTTTAGTTTTGTATCTCAAGATGACCAACTGGCACCTGTAAGTATTCCAAGTTTAACCTTTGTCACTGGTCCTTATGAAATCCAACTGCAATTGTTTGCTGCAGCGGATGAAGGAAGGACAGAACCTCCAAGTGAGAGAAGAAGGCGAGAAGAAAAGGAAAAAGGGAATGTTCCCAAATCCAATGAAGTAGCCTCCACCTTGGTTTTGTTAGGTGGGACTGGGGTCCTTTATTTGCTTGGTGATACCTTCATTAAAAACACAGCAATCTTCATTAAAAAATACTTACCGATGGGAATGCACCATGAACGTTTTGGGGCAGAAGAATTTCGAGTGATTCTGTCGGGAGTTTCCAAAGATTTTTTTAACCTACTATGGCCAGTCCTTGCGATCACTCTCGTGTTTGCGATCGTGGGAAATGTGGTGCAAGTGGGATTTATGTTTTCACCAAGAGCCTTATCCTTTCGGTTTGATCGTATATCTCCCAATTTTAAACGAGTTTTGCCGAATCGCCAAACATTATTTAATTTAGTAAAGTCGCTCGCAAAAGTTGTGTTAATTGGTGTGGTTAGTTATATCCTGATTTCTGGAGATTTTCTAAAGGTTTTACTCACTGGGAATATGGGGATGATGCAAGCCATCTCACTAGTTACTTACTCTGGTTTTAAGATTATGATGGCGGTTGGTCTTTTATTACTTGGGATTGCCGTTGCCGATTTCTTTTTTCAAAAATCAGAGTTTGAAGAATCCTTAAAACAAACTCCTTCGGAAGCCAAACGAGAGATGAAAGAAGATTCCGGGGACCCTGTGATGAAAAACCGCAGGATGCAACTCGCGCGCGATATGATGCAAGGGAATATGTTGCGAGAAGTTCCAAAAGCTGATGTGGTGATTACAAACCCAACTCATTATTCAGTCGCGTTATCTTATGAAATGGGCAGAGATTCTGCACCCCGTGTGATCGCAAAAGGTGAAAACCGCCTAGCATTGGAAATACGAAGGATTGCACGCGAAAATGATGTGCCCATCGTTGAAAGTCCGAAACAAGCACGTCTTTTGTATGCACAAGTTGAAGTGGGGGAAGAAATCCCACAAGAATTCTTCCAGGCAGTGGTGCAAATCCTCATCACTCTTGAGAAGTTCAAAAAAAAAGTAGGAATGGCATAA
- the fliR gene encoding flagellar biosynthetic protein FliR, translating into MEAFILHFQSFLFVLVRLLGLFLVAPFFSSESINFSLRMIFSFMVSLIIYPVVANYMPPVPGHMVNFGIMIISEMLIGVFIGFLVSLVFSAFQMAGEFFNNQIGFGYTEILDPVTQNSLPAIGTMKNLMATALFLVIGAHRFLIETLAYSFEKIRIISFTGKVNSGLYRLVEDAIGAMFVVSFKIALPVMGILFLVSLAEGLMGKAAQQMNVMSMSFPLKVFIGTLTLIATLTFIATQMVQGIQISMDKASLLVREWPSL; encoded by the coding sequence ATGGAAGCATTCATTTTACACTTTCAATCTTTTCTTTTTGTCTTAGTTCGACTACTTGGGCTTTTTCTTGTAGCTCCATTTTTTTCATCAGAATCGATTAACTTCTCTCTTCGAATGATTTTTTCCTTTATGGTCTCACTGATCATATACCCTGTTGTGGCAAACTATATGCCACCTGTGCCAGGACATATGGTGAACTTTGGGATTATGATCATTTCGGAGATGCTCATCGGTGTCTTTATTGGGTTTCTCGTCTCACTCGTGTTTAGTGCCTTTCAGATGGCGGGTGAATTTTTTAATAACCAAATTGGATTTGGTTATACAGAAATCCTCGATCCTGTAACACAAAACTCACTGCCTGCCATTGGAACGATGAAAAACTTAATGGCGACTGCCTTATTCCTTGTGATAGGAGCTCATCGTTTCCTTATTGAAACCCTTGCCTATTCTTTTGAAAAAATTCGGATCATCTCTTTCACTGGAAAAGTGAATAGTGGATTGTATCGTTTGGTAGAAGATGCAATCGGTGCTATGTTTGTCGTATCGTTTAAGATTGCACTTCCTGTTATGGGCATACTTTTTTTGGTCTCTCTTGCAGAAGGACTGATGGGAAAGGCAGCACAACAAATGAATGTGATGTCCATGTCGTTTCCCTTAAAAGTGTTTATAGGAACACTGACTCTCATTGCAACTCTTACGTTTATCGCAACACAAATGGTGCAAGGGATCCAAATCTCTATGGACAAAGCGAGTTTACTCGTTCGAGAGTGGCCAAGTTTATGA
- a CDS encoding DNA repair helicase XPB gives MTKPLTVQSDKTMLLEVDNPEFEACRDLIAKFAELEKSPEYMHTYRISPLSLWNAASIKMTADEIIEGLTKFARYSVPKNVMNEVREQISRYGKVKLVKEESGELYIISNEKGFITEIANNRAVQPFVDGMEGDKIRIKKEYRGHIKQALIKIGFPVEDLAGYDEGNKYPFNLRPTTKGGIKFGMRDYQRASVEAFHAGGRNEGGSGVVVLPCGAGKTIVGMGVMQIVGAETLILVTNTLSIRQWRNEILDKTDIPESDIGEYSGELKEIKPITIATYNILTHRKKKGGDFTHFHIFSANNWGLIVYDEVHLLPAPVFRMTSELQAKRRLGLTATLVREDGLEEDVFSLIGPKKYDVPWKELEAKSWIAEANCVEIRVPMEDDLRMKYSVADDREKFRLASENPEKLRAISYILKKHSTNNILVIGQYINQLEEISQTFKIPLITGKTPLPERQELYQAFRTGQIKQLVVSKVANFSIDLPDANIAIQVSGTFGSRQEEAQRLGRILRPKSQDNTAIFYSLISRDTNEERFGQNRQLFLTEQGYEYEIYTLDQFKETVPEESLTK, from the coding sequence ATGACCAAGCCACTCACCGTACAAAGTGACAAAACAATGCTTCTAGAGGTGGATAACCCAGAATTTGAAGCCTGTCGGGACCTCATTGCCAAGTTTGCCGAGCTCGAAAAAAGCCCGGAATACATGCATACATACCGCATTTCTCCACTTTCATTGTGGAATGCTGCTTCTATCAAAATGACAGCTGATGAAATCATTGAAGGCCTTACTAAATTTGCTCGTTATTCTGTTCCCAAAAACGTGATGAACGAAGTGAGAGAACAAATCTCTCGTTATGGAAAAGTGAAACTTGTCAAAGAAGAGTCGGGCGAGTTGTACATCATCTCCAATGAAAAAGGTTTTATCACTGAGATTGCGAATAACCGTGCCGTTCAACCCTTCGTGGATGGAATGGAAGGTGATAAAATTCGAATCAAAAAAGAATACCGTGGTCACATCAAACAAGCGTTAATCAAAATTGGTTTCCCGGTAGAAGACCTTGCTGGTTATGATGAGGGAAATAAATACCCGTTTAACTTACGTCCTACGACAAAAGGTGGGATTAAGTTTGGAATGCGAGACTACCAAAGAGCATCTGTGGAAGCCTTCCATGCAGGTGGGCGTAATGAAGGTGGATCTGGTGTTGTGGTACTTCCTTGTGGTGCGGGTAAAACCATCGTGGGAATGGGAGTGATGCAAATTGTGGGAGCGGAAACTCTCATCCTTGTAACTAACACTTTGTCCATTCGCCAGTGGCGAAATGAAATTTTAGACAAAACCGATATCCCTGAATCAGACATTGGGGAGTATTCTGGCGAATTAAAGGAAATCAAGCCGATAACCATCGCTACGTATAACATCCTCACTCACAGAAAGAAAAAAGGAGGGGACTTCACCCACTTTCATATCTTCAGTGCCAACAACTGGGGGCTCATTGTGTATGATGAGGTGCATTTATTACCAGCTCCTGTTTTCCGTATGACATCGGAACTCCAAGCCAAACGTAGGTTAGGTTTAACAGCGACTCTTGTTCGTGAAGATGGACTGGAAGAAGATGTGTTTTCACTCATTGGACCTAAAAAATACGATGTACCTTGGAAGGAACTCGAAGCGAAGTCTTGGATTGCGGAAGCCAATTGTGTGGAAATCCGTGTTCCCATGGAAGATGACCTTCGTATGAAATACTCTGTTGCGGATGACCGTGAGAAGTTCCGATTAGCATCAGAAAATCCAGAAAAACTTCGTGCGATTAGTTATATTTTAAAGAAACATTCCACTAACAACATTTTGGTGATTGGACAGTACATCAATCAGTTAGAAGAAATTTCCCAAACCTTCAAAATCCCTTTGATTACGGGAAAAACTCCTCTTCCTGAAAGACAAGAGCTTTACCAAGCGTTCCGTACTGGTCAAATCAAACAACTTGTGGTATCAAAGGTAGCAAACTTTTCCATCGACTTACCAGATGCAAATATTGCCATTCAGGTATCGGGTACGTTTGGATCAAGACAGGAAGAAGCACAGCGATTAGGGCGTATCCTTCGTCCGAAATCACAAGATAACACAGCAATTTTTTACTCACTGATTTCGCGTGATACCAACGAAGAAAGGTTTGGTCAAAACAGACAACTCTTCCTCACCGAACAAGGGTATGAATACGAAATTTATACTTTGGACCAGTTCAAAGAAACAGTTCCAGAAGAATCACTCACGAAATAG